A DNA window from Pseudodesulfovibrio thermohalotolerans contains the following coding sequences:
- a CDS encoding Hsp20/alpha crystallin family protein, which translates to MVIDFNTLYNFPSRLDRVFEEFLRSPMGDDRRLAYPPLNLSNDEENIYVRAEVPGVTIDDVELTLTDKTLVIKGERTAPEGKFYRQERPSGVFHRVINIGVPVDREKVTAAMKDGVLTVTLPKSEEVKPRTISIDVA; encoded by the coding sequence ATGGTTATCGATTTCAATACGCTTTATAATTTCCCGTCCAGGTTGGATCGCGTCTTTGAAGAGTTTCTGCGATCTCCCATGGGCGACGACCGGCGTTTGGCCTACCCCCCGCTCAATTTGAGCAACGACGAGGAGAACATTTACGTCCGCGCGGAAGTGCCCGGAGTGACCATCGACGATGTTGAGCTGACCCTGACCGACAAGACGTTGGTTATCAAGGGAGAGCGGACCGCCCCGGAAGGCAAGTTCTACAGACAGGAACGTCCGAGCGGTGTTTTCCACAGGGTTATAAACATTGGGGTGCCGGTCGACAGGGAAAAGGTGACCGCCGCCATGAAGGACGGCGTTCTGACCGTGACCCTGCCCAAGTCCGAAGAGGTCAAGCCGCGCACCATCAGCATCGACGTTGCCTAA
- a CDS encoding Hsp20/alpha crystallin family protein, with product MSEVVKKEERKELTRFRPATDILEREDGFHIFMDMPGVSKEDMSIDLEEDELTVTGRSIQCPVPGEKFVEMQFGGCEYIRSVSISDIVDRERIKASVENGVLELFLPKLEKVQPKRISIEAQ from the coding sequence ATGAGTGAAGTCGTGAAGAAAGAGGAACGCAAGGAGCTGACCCGCTTCCGTCCGGCCACGGACATCCTGGAGCGCGAGGACGGCTTCCATATATTCATGGATATGCCCGGCGTGAGCAAGGAGGATATGTCCATCGACCTGGAAGAGGACGAGCTGACCGTCACGGGCCGTTCGATCCAGTGCCCGGTCCCGGGCGAGAAGTTCGTCGAGATGCAGTTCGGCGGGTGCGAATACATCCGCTCGGTCTCCATCTCCGACATCGTGGACCGCGAACGCATCAAGGCTTCCGTGGAAAACGGAGTCCTGGAACTGTTCCTGCCCAAGCTGGAGAAGGTCCAGCCCAAACGGATCAGTATCGAAGCGCAATAG
- a CDS encoding response regulator transcription factor, whose translation MRANILDIMIVDDHPLFREGLKTMISRDERFAVCAEAGTGCEGVTLARTHRPDIVLVDISMPDKSGIQMIRELKDELPQTRFVIISMHSEADYIIEAFRAGATAYIIKESAAGQLIKGLHTVAKGNIFLDGALSQEVVFKLLQTKDEADDGQDDPYSTLTPREQEVMRMLAEGLTAKGVAEQLFISPKTVENHRTNLMKKLGLKSSVELVRYAARLGLIDIETWAI comes from the coding sequence ATGAGAGCAAATATCTTGGACATCATGATCGTCGACGACCACCCCCTCTTCCGGGAGGGGCTCAAGACCATGATCAGCAGGGATGAACGTTTCGCGGTCTGCGCGGAAGCGGGCACGGGCTGCGAGGGCGTCACCCTGGCGCGGACCCACCGGCCCGACATCGTCCTGGTTGACATCTCCATGCCGGACAAGAGCGGCATCCAGATGATCCGCGAACTCAAGGACGAGCTGCCCCAGACCCGGTTCGTCATCATTTCCATGCACTCCGAGGCCGACTACATCATCGAGGCGTTCCGGGCCGGAGCCACTGCGTACATCATCAAGGAGTCCGCCGCCGGGCAGCTCATCAAGGGCCTCCACACCGTGGCCAAGGGCAACATCTTCCTGGACGGAGCCCTGTCCCAAGAGGTTGTCTTCAAGCTGCTCCAGACCAAGGACGAGGCCGACGACGGCCAGGACGACCCCTACTCCACCCTCACCCCGCGCGAGCAGGAGGTCATGCGCATGCTCGCCGAGGGGCTGACCGCCAAGGGCGTGGCCGAACAATTGTTCATAAGCCCCAAGACCGTGGAGAATCACCGCACCAACCTGATGAAGAAGCTCGGACTCAAAAGCTCGGTGGAGCTTGTCCGCTACGCCGCCCGGCTGGGGCTCATCGACATAGAGACCTGGGCCATCTGA
- a CDS encoding PAS domain-containing sensor histidine kinase, with protein MKPHREPIPRPDPETRERLLDFTPGMFRRLVEASGMAVSVHDKNLFPVWGNNAYARLWGYSIEEILDNHLDEKHILPAETLDLYWNVVLPTVRQGNRWEGEYVIRSKDGTLRSVKGWFDPVTDESGEITHVISIKQDLSDLIRIREALGTAQKSLKFISESTSDIFFRLNLHTGLYDYLSPSVVRFSGYSVQEYQDNPMLLQQIVHPDWRDYLDEVLQELLEGKVRDEYVFQFIHKSGEVFWASQRHILLRDKHGHPVAVEGIATDITARKRAEERLRASEEKYRFLAENTADAIWTMDDDYCMVYATPSIKDISGYTPEEVQGRPLREMVAEKSIPRLEEALNRRREAEAEGDYALVSNLELEHIHKNGRTFWAETVIKRLLDDKGRPIGFQGVSRDVTIRREAGAAVAASEARFRTLFEDSPISLWEEDLTRLKFYLDGLKEQGVTDFRNYFYENPESLAKCASLVTVVDVNKATLSLLGATSKDELLGNLDKVLTDSSMAAFTEEIIMLASGGREYCGEIANRTLDGDTIWVMVHFYVPDEYQETLSRVIVSLLDVTPRRRAEEALMDSEERYRVLAENSQEGVIVTQSGSVRYVNRSMMRITGYTADELEELNFADMVHPDDRNEHTPRLARLGTGKDKTPLGFFRILTKSGGTKWVNMNVKPIMWGGRDALMFILTDITRYKALESELLIAHAQMENRVRKRTAELSKTNVRLKAVAEERGQAQERIQALTQQLIRVQEDERQRIARDLHDNVAQDLSSIMLKMETLFDGHPDADPELTGRGRAVTEILRHSIASVREIAYGLRPPALDQLGLVQALDNLCHEAGSRYGFDVDFFSTGIENISLDFDVEINLYRMVQEAVRNICRHARATRAVIRLVKSHPDILIRIEDNGRGFFMKESLAKADADKRMGLRSMEERARLIGGSMEIQTLTGTGTRILFKVPIESARRHG; from the coding sequence GTGAAGCCCCACCGCGAACCGATACCTCGCCCAGACCCGGAAACCCGGGAGCGTCTGCTCGACTTCACCCCCGGCATGTTCCGCCGTCTGGTGGAGGCCTCCGGCATGGCGGTATCTGTTCACGACAAGAACCTCTTCCCCGTATGGGGCAACAACGCCTATGCCCGGCTATGGGGCTACTCCATCGAAGAAATTCTGGACAACCACCTGGACGAGAAGCACATCCTGCCCGCAGAGACCCTGGACCTCTACTGGAACGTTGTGCTGCCCACGGTCCGGCAGGGCAACCGGTGGGAAGGCGAATACGTCATCCGGTCCAAAGACGGGACCCTGCGCTCGGTCAAGGGCTGGTTCGATCCCGTCACCGACGAGTCCGGAGAAATCACCCACGTCATTTCCATCAAGCAGGACCTGTCCGACCTCATCCGCATCCGCGAGGCCCTCGGAACGGCTCAGAAGAGTCTGAAATTCATATCCGAAAGCACCAGCGACATCTTCTTCCGCCTGAACCTGCACACCGGCCTGTACGATTACCTCAGCCCTTCCGTGGTACGGTTTTCCGGCTACTCCGTGCAGGAATACCAGGACAATCCCATGCTCCTCCAGCAGATCGTCCACCCCGACTGGCGCGACTATCTGGACGAGGTCCTGCAGGAACTGCTCGAAGGCAAGGTCCGCGATGAATACGTGTTCCAGTTCATCCACAAGTCGGGCGAAGTGTTCTGGGCCAGCCAACGGCACATCCTGCTTCGGGACAAACACGGCCACCCCGTGGCCGTGGAAGGCATCGCCACGGACATCACCGCGCGCAAACGCGCCGAGGAGCGTCTCCGGGCAAGCGAGGAGAAATACCGTTTCCTGGCCGAAAACACCGCCGACGCCATCTGGACCATGGACGACGACTACTGCATGGTCTACGCCACGCCGTCCATCAAGGACATCAGCGGCTACACGCCGGAAGAAGTGCAGGGCCGCCCGCTCCGGGAAATGGTCGCCGAGAAGTCCATCCCCAGGCTGGAGGAAGCGTTGAACCGGCGCAGGGAAGCCGAGGCCGAGGGGGATTACGCCCTGGTCAGCAACCTTGAGCTGGAGCACATCCACAAAAACGGCCGGACCTTCTGGGCAGAGACCGTGATTAAGCGGCTGCTCGACGACAAGGGACGCCCCATCGGATTCCAGGGCGTGTCCAGGGACGTCACCATCCGCCGGGAGGCCGGGGCCGCCGTGGCCGCCAGCGAAGCCCGCTTCCGCACCCTGTTCGAGGACTCCCCCATATCCCTGTGGGAGGAGGACCTGACCCGGCTCAAGTTCTACCTGGACGGGCTCAAGGAGCAGGGCGTCACCGACTTCCGGAACTATTTCTACGAGAACCCCGAATCACTGGCCAAGTGCGCCTCGCTGGTCACCGTGGTTGACGTGAACAAGGCCACCCTGTCCCTGCTCGGGGCGACCTCCAAGGACGAGTTGCTGGGCAACCTGGACAAGGTCCTGACCGACAGCTCCATGGCCGCCTTCACCGAAGAGATCATCATGCTGGCCTCGGGCGGCCGGGAATACTGCGGCGAGATCGCCAACCGCACCCTGGACGGCGACACTATCTGGGTCATGGTCCACTTCTACGTCCCGGACGAGTATCAGGAGACCCTCTCCCGCGTCATCGTCTCGCTGCTGGACGTAACCCCGAGGCGACGGGCCGAAGAGGCCCTCATGGATTCGGAGGAGCGCTACCGCGTGCTGGCCGAGAACTCGCAGGAAGGGGTCATCGTCACGCAGAGCGGTTCGGTCCGCTACGTCAACAGGTCCATGATGCGCATCACGGGCTACACGGCCGACGAGCTTGAAGAACTGAATTTCGCGGACATGGTCCACCCCGACGACCGGAACGAGCACACCCCGAGGCTCGCCCGGCTCGGCACGGGCAAGGACAAGACCCCGCTGGGCTTCTTTCGCATATTGACCAAGAGCGGCGGAACCAAATGGGTGAACATGAACGTCAAGCCCATCATGTGGGGCGGCCGCGACGCGCTGATGTTCATCCTGACCGACATCACCCGGTACAAGGCACTGGAATCGGAACTGCTCATCGCCCACGCCCAAATGGAAAACCGGGTCCGCAAGCGCACGGCGGAGCTGTCAAAAACCAACGTCCGGCTCAAGGCCGTTGCCGAGGAGCGCGGCCAGGCCCAGGAACGCATCCAGGCCCTGACCCAACAGCTCATCCGGGTGCAGGAGGACGAACGCCAGCGCATCGCCCGGGACCTGCACGACAACGTGGCCCAGGACCTGTCCTCGATCATGCTCAAGATGGAGACCCTGTTCGACGGCCACCCGGATGCCGACCCGGAGCTGACCGGGCGAGGCCGGGCCGTGACCGAAATCCTGCGCCACTCCATCGCTTCGGTCCGGGAAATTGCCTACGGCCTGCGGCCTCCGGCGCTGGATCAGCTCGGTCTGGTCCAGGCTCTGGACAACCTCTGCCATGAGGCGGGAAGCCGATATGGGTTCGACGTTGACTTTTTCTCCACCGGAATCGAGAATATTTCCTTGGACTTCGACGTGGAAATCAATCTCTACCGAATGGTTCAGGAAGCCGTCAGGAACATCTGCCGACACGCCCGGGCCACACGGGCGGTGATCCGGCTGGTCAAAAGCCACCCGGACATCCTCATCCGCATCGAGGACAACGGCCGGGGGTTCTTCATGAAGGAAAGCCTGGCCAAGGCCGACGCGGATAAACGCATGGGCCTTCGGAGCATGGAGGAGAGAGCCCGCCTCATCGGCGGCTCCATGGAGATCCAGACCCTGACCGGAACCGGCACGCGCATCCTCTTCAAGGTTCCGATCGAAAGCGCGAGGAGACACGGATAG
- a CDS encoding dienelactone hydrolase family protein — protein sequence MQRTLSWTLSILFHAVVAMGLLHSVNLPPLPEMELMEVELTDIQEPEPIIPMPAPAPAPEPPAAQPPPEELPAAAPLPMDKTVVLDDAPPEPAPAPEPEPAPEPEPEPEVVEISPTKTLPPEKTAEDGLPEKIYVRKDSTVHRGAEARFGRALMGDYFSYSAQEFSGQFRTKDDRVISIIDARNTKYGRFLIYDSKNKTLRRLKQAFGKYVYTIGPSAYADEPVTGSVTFLAKNDRIERFILVTDEDRIAHYPVKVHVREEEVSFDGPAGPIEARLSRPPYDEGHAGVVVVHGPECADPGLVQAFTRTLSMHDLSALTFTPRGCAAEQPAPAGPGELIEDTSAAYGFLKAHPSIGADKAGIWGAGPGVPAALQAAEQASPRFLICMLTDGLTPADLPNRKTLARLEPPVLWLVTGRETAKWRSLVRTLESLRDQEKRPFTIVVAPAKTSREVLEAEGGQSSWVEQVADDHASLAVSWINSLDRPKAEQ from the coding sequence ATGCAACGGACGCTGAGCTGGACACTCTCCATCCTCTTTCATGCCGTGGTGGCGATGGGGCTGCTTCATTCCGTGAACCTGCCGCCCCTGCCCGAGATGGAGCTTATGGAAGTGGAGTTGACCGACATCCAGGAGCCTGAACCGATCATTCCCATGCCCGCGCCCGCCCCCGCTCCCGAACCGCCAGCGGCGCAGCCGCCCCCGGAGGAGCTTCCGGCCGCCGCGCCCCTGCCCATGGACAAGACCGTGGTCCTGGACGACGCGCCGCCCGAGCCCGCTCCCGCTCCCGAACCCGAGCCCGCTCCGGAGCCGGAGCCAGAACCCGAAGTGGTGGAGATCAGCCCGACCAAGACCCTGCCGCCCGAAAAGACAGCCGAGGACGGCCTGCCCGAAAAAATTTACGTCCGCAAGGACAGCACCGTGCACAGGGGAGCCGAAGCCCGTTTCGGCCGGGCCTTGATGGGCGATTACTTTTCCTATTCCGCACAGGAGTTCTCCGGCCAGTTCCGGACCAAGGACGACCGGGTCATCTCCATCATCGACGCCCGCAACACCAAGTACGGGCGGTTCCTGATCTACGACTCCAAGAACAAGACCCTGCGCCGCCTGAAGCAGGCGTTCGGCAAGTACGTCTACACAATCGGCCCCTCCGCCTATGCAGACGAGCCAGTGACGGGGTCGGTCACCTTCCTGGCCAAGAACGACCGTATCGAACGGTTCATCCTGGTCACCGACGAGGACCGCATCGCGCACTATCCGGTCAAGGTGCACGTGCGCGAGGAGGAGGTCTCCTTCGACGGCCCGGCCGGCCCCATCGAGGCGCGCCTTTCCCGCCCGCCCTACGACGAGGGCCATGCGGGCGTGGTGGTCGTTCACGGGCCGGAATGCGCCGATCCGGGCCTTGTCCAGGCGTTCACCCGGACCCTGTCCATGCACGACCTGTCCGCCCTGACCTTCACTCCGCGCGGATGCGCCGCCGAACAGCCCGCTCCGGCCGGTCCCGGGGAACTGATCGAGGACACCTCGGCCGCCTACGGATTTCTCAAGGCCCACCCGTCCATCGGCGCGGACAAGGCCGGGATATGGGGAGCCGGGCCGGGCGTGCCCGCCGCGCTTCAAGCCGCCGAACAGGCATCGCCTCGTTTCCTGATCTGTATGCTCACCGACGGACTGACTCCGGCCGACCTGCCGAACCGGAAGACCCTGGCCCGTCTCGAACCGCCCGTTCTCTGGCTCGTCACCGGCCGGGAAACGGCGAAGTGGCGGTCCCTTGTCCGAACCCTCGAATCCCTGCGCGACCAGGAGAAACGTCCCTTCACCATTGTCGTGGCCCCGGCCAAGACAAGCCGGGAGGTCCTCGAAGCCGAGGGCGGGCAATCCTCCTGGGTCGAGCAGGTGGCCGACGATCACGCCTCTCTGGCCGTGTCCTGGATAAACAGTCTGGACCGGCCCAAGGCGGAGCAGTAA
- the tolR gene encoding protein TolR, with protein sequence MAIKTGGGFLNEINVTPFVDVMLVLLIIFMVTAPLMTQGVEVDLPATRTVRNLPQDSEHLVLTVKKDGNIFLDEYKVSLDELEEHLKRLVATQKKQLFLRADREVPYGTVVQVMGEIKAAGIDKLGIVAEEPKPDKKK encoded by the coding sequence ATGGCGATCAAGACCGGCGGCGGGTTTCTCAACGAGATCAACGTCACGCCCTTCGTGGACGTGATGCTGGTGCTGCTGATTATCTTCATGGTCACGGCTCCGCTCATGACACAGGGGGTCGAGGTGGACCTGCCCGCGACACGGACGGTCCGCAACCTGCCGCAGGATTCCGAACATCTGGTCCTGACCGTGAAAAAGGACGGCAACATCTTTCTGGACGAGTACAAGGTAAGCCTGGACGAGCTTGAGGAGCACCTCAAGCGGCTGGTGGCCACCCAGAAGAAGCAGCTTTTCCTGCGCGCGGACCGGGAGGTGCCCTACGGCACGGTGGTTCAGGTCATGGGCGAAATCAAGGCGGCGGGCATCGACAAGCTCGGCATCGTGGCCGAAGAGCCCAAGCCGGACAAGAAAAAGTAG
- a CDS encoding MotA/TolQ/ExbB proton channel family protein gives MNFLPDNDILTLLSGATLAVKLVMLFLGCMSLWSWTIIFLKFFTIGTARKRVISGYDAFMAAGDLSKGIKQLGDKSDSPLARVSSLAVKEFRQLEKADVNRERRRLLVKDTLRRVLKQGISKEMRGLTRNLPFLATCANAAPFIGLFGTVWGIMHSFHSIGQAQSAALATVAPGISEALVATAIGLLVAIPATIFYNYFLGKLNEVESGMVDFAGAFLNRAEREIAWADKPERH, from the coding sequence ATGAATTTTCTGCCCGACAACGACATCCTGACCCTGCTTTCCGGGGCGACCCTGGCGGTCAAGCTGGTCATGCTCTTCCTGGGGTGCATGTCCCTGTGGAGCTGGACCATCATCTTCCTCAAGTTCTTCACCATCGGCACGGCCCGCAAGCGGGTCATCAGCGGTTACGACGCGTTCATGGCCGCAGGCGATCTGTCCAAGGGCATCAAGCAGTTGGGCGACAAGAGCGATTCGCCCCTGGCCCGGGTCTCCTCGCTGGCCGTGAAGGAATTCCGCCAGCTCGAAAAGGCGGACGTCAACCGGGAGCGCAGACGGCTCCTGGTCAAGGACACCCTCCGGCGCGTGCTCAAGCAGGGCATTTCCAAGGAGATGCGCGGCCTGACCCGCAACCTGCCGTTCCTGGCCACCTGCGCCAACGCGGCCCCGTTCATCGGCCTGTTCGGCACGGTTTGGGGCATCATGCACTCGTTCCACTCCATCGGGCAGGCGCAGTCCGCGGCGTTGGCAACGGTCGCGCCGGGCATCTCCGAGGCTCTCGTCGCCACGGCCATCGGCCTGCTCGTGGCCATCCCGGCGACCATTTTCTACAACTATTTTCTCGGCAAGCTGAACGAGGTGGAGTCCGGCATGGTGGATTTCGCCGGCGCGTTCCTGAACCGGGCCGAACGTGAAATCGCCTGGGCCGACAAGCCCGAGCGCCACTAG
- a CDS encoding hybrid sensor histidine kinase/response regulator, with product MKILILAGKDADLRDLDLLPGGHERTVARLESVSRGVLRLEKDDADLVMLAPDPDDESWPRAVERVRREYGRQAVVLLGGPGGENEALARGAFDCFVLGEDTPGCLARCIRHLEDRLALEAELTAERSQFDWMERTGVFGRWIMEADGDIRWSGGLRRIFGPDAEPGRRLSGLREHVYPEDLEVFDRAVEATFDQGWPLDFEYRVMDAAGKVRHLRVNREVELGPGGDVVRVWGMARDVSLQKDFEEFLFKRDAVLQVLANFASRFLRDADWNKGVSEALAKLGKVVDVTRIYLLERCGSDDVEDPILHSEWGVDWLKPLRGESGKLDLSILPDYCAWRGAMLKRKVVAGHVRHFRKQDRDAFGATGAKSVMIVPVFAGSTLWGVMGLSEHRSERDWLPVEIESMMLAANLFGSAIHHGEMSRELMEANRSAEEASKAAREASMAKSMFLANMSHEIRTPISGVLGMTEMMLTTGLTGEQREHMDMIRDAGNSLLNIINDILDISKIEAGRMELKPEDFTLRTALETCVRSFGPQAERNGLAFRHSVADDVPARLNGDPDRLGQVLWNLIGNALKFTPRGLVELTVDVLRREAGRVCLRFKVRDTGIGIPEDKLDAIFDSFTQADGSRRKRHQGTGLGLTISRQLVEMMGGEIGVSSVEGQGSTFTFSVWFGLAGGPETVAEPEAVLSPKTVHLNILLADDNSMNRKYLRHFLTLFGHAVTTAENGVEALEVLRQEGRAFDVVLMDVQMPEMSGLEATRAIRESDGRLFDRDIPIIALTAYAMKGDRERMLEAGMDGYVSKPVDMHELSDIIVRCVADRKPERGEARRSAASPLAPEPEAGIGIALDVDGLKKRFHGDMELFKDILDLFLVEAETKRGELERGIEAMDAQVAADALHSITNIASHVLAMDVVKLSRLLEKYCYSGEMGAVREGVKELLPLFDALVRAVEAEAARL from the coding sequence GTGAAAATTCTGATTTTGGCGGGCAAGGATGCGGACCTGCGTGACCTTGATCTGCTCCCCGGCGGCCATGAGCGTACCGTGGCGCGTCTGGAGTCCGTTTCGCGGGGCGTGCTTCGTTTGGAGAAGGACGACGCGGATCTTGTCATGCTCGCGCCCGACCCGGACGACGAGTCCTGGCCCCGCGCCGTCGAACGTGTCCGCAGAGAGTATGGACGGCAGGCCGTCGTGCTGCTTGGCGGTCCGGGCGGCGAGAACGAGGCCCTGGCAAGGGGGGCGTTCGACTGCTTTGTGCTGGGAGAGGATACCCCCGGCTGTCTGGCCCGCTGCATCCGTCATCTGGAGGACCGTCTGGCCCTTGAGGCGGAACTGACGGCCGAGCGTTCCCAGTTCGACTGGATGGAGCGCACCGGCGTCTTCGGCAGATGGATCATGGAGGCGGACGGCGATATCCGCTGGTCCGGCGGGCTGCGCCGCATCTTTGGGCCGGACGCGGAGCCGGGCCGTCGGCTTTCCGGTCTGCGCGAACATGTTTATCCCGAGGATCTGGAGGTCTTCGACCGGGCCGTGGAGGCCACCTTCGATCAGGGATGGCCTCTGGATTTCGAGTACCGGGTGATGGACGCCGCGGGAAAGGTCCGTCATCTGCGCGTCAACCGGGAAGTGGAGCTGGGCCCGGGCGGGGACGTCGTCCGGGTGTGGGGCATGGCCCGCGATGTCTCCCTGCAAAAGGATTTCGAGGAATTTCTCTTCAAGCGTGACGCCGTTCTTCAGGTGCTGGCTAATTTTGCCAGCCGTTTTCTGCGTGACGCCGATTGGAACAAGGGCGTGTCCGAGGCCCTGGCCAAGCTCGGCAAGGTCGTGGACGTGACCCGCATTTACCTGCTGGAAAGGTGCGGATCGGACGACGTGGAGGACCCGATCCTGCACAGCGAGTGGGGCGTCGACTGGCTGAAGCCCCTTCGCGGCGAATCCGGCAAACTGGACCTGTCCATCCTGCCCGACTACTGCGCCTGGCGCGGGGCCATGCTCAAGCGGAAGGTTGTCGCCGGGCACGTGAGGCATTTCCGCAAACAGGACCGGGATGCCTTCGGGGCCACCGGAGCCAAGTCGGTCATGATAGTGCCGGTCTTCGCCGGGAGCACCCTGTGGGGCGTTATGGGGCTGAGCGAGCACCGAAGCGAGCGGGACTGGCTGCCCGTGGAGATAGAGTCCATGATGCTGGCCGCCAACCTCTTTGGCTCGGCCATTCATCACGGCGAGATGAGCCGCGAGCTCATGGAGGCGAACCGATCCGCCGAAGAAGCCTCCAAGGCCGCGCGTGAGGCGAGCATGGCCAAGTCCATGTTCCTGGCCAACATGAGCCACGAGATCCGCACCCCCATCAGCGGCGTCCTCGGCATGACCGAGATGATGCTCACCACCGGGCTGACAGGAGAACAGCGGGAGCATATGGACATGATCCGCGACGCGGGCAACTCCCTGCTGAACATCATCAACGATATTCTGGACATCTCCAAGATCGAGGCGGGCAGGATGGAGCTCAAGCCCGAGGACTTCACGCTTCGCACCGCCCTGGAAACCTGCGTGCGCTCCTTCGGGCCGCAGGCCGAGCGTAACGGGCTGGCCTTCCGCCATTCCGTGGCCGACGACGTGCCCGCCCGGCTCAACGGCGACCCCGACAGGTTGGGGCAGGTCCTGTGGAATCTCATCGGCAATGCCCTCAAGTTCACCCCGCGCGGGCTGGTGGAGCTGACCGTGGACGTCCTGCGTCGCGAGGCCGGACGCGTCTGCCTGCGGTTCAAGGTTCGTGATACCGGGATAGGCATCCCCGAGGACAAGCTCGACGCGATCTTCGACAGCTTCACCCAGGCTGACGGCTCGCGGCGCAAGAGACACCAGGGCACCGGGCTCGGCCTGACCATCTCCCGCCAATTGGTCGAGATGATGGGCGGTGAGATCGGCGTGTCGTCCGTCGAGGGACAGGGCAGCACCTTTACCTTCTCCGTCTGGTTCGGACTGGCCGGAGGGCCGGAAACCGTTGCGGAGCCGGAGGCGGTCCTTTCTCCGAAAACTGTGCATCTGAATATTCTGCTCGCCGACGACAATTCCATGAACCGGAAGTATCTGCGCCATTTCCTGACCCTGTTCGGCCATGCCGTGACCACGGCGGAGAACGGGGTCGAGGCCCTGGAGGTTTTGCGGCAAGAGGGCCGGGCCTTCGATGTGGTGCTCATGGACGTCCAGATGCCCGAGATGAGCGGATTGGAAGCCACCAGGGCCATCCGCGAGTCCGACGGCCGGTTGTTCGACCGCGACATCCCCATCATCGCCCTGACCGCCTACGCCATGAAGGGCGACCGCGAGCGAATGCTCGAAGCGGGCATGGACGGCTACGTCAGCAAGCCCGTGGACATGCACGAGCTTTCCGATATCATTGTCCGCTGCGTGGCCGACCGGAAGCCCGAACGAGGGGAAGCCCGGCGCAGCGCCGCGTCGCCGTTGGCCCCGGAACCCGAGGCCGGAATCGGGATAGCCCTCGATGTGGATGGCCTGAAAAAACGGTTTCATGGCGACATGGAACTGTTCAAGGACATTCTCGATCTCTTCCTCGTCGAGGCCGAGACCAAACGCGGGGAGCTTGAACGGGGAATCGAGGCCATGGACGCCCAGGTTGCTGCCGACGCTCTGCATTCCATTACCAACATCGCCAGCCATGTGCTGGCCATGGATGTGGTCAAGTTGTCCCGTTTGCTGGAAAAATACTGCTATTCAGGTGAGATGGGGGCAGTTCGGGAGGGAGTAAAGGAACTCCTGCCCCTCTTCGACGCCCTGGTCCGCGCTGTGGAGGCCGAGGCCGCGCGACTGTAA
- a CDS encoding CBS domain-containing protein: MLVRDWMTVNVIALGVNSSVLDAAEILREKNIRQFPVIDSAGNLVGIVSDRDIRDAMPSKFIPGDAVVESGGGLYTLTAGDIMTLDPVSVPSDSAMTEVAGILVKHKVGGLPVVDGGRLAGIITQLDVLRFLCASAGSVRGGVQFGIRMDGSEGSLADLLCDLRSEGIVFTSVFTAVDPGRTGSRNAYVSMADLGDKSVEEVVELIQHKYSLLFYVAEGVTVDLV, translated from the coding sequence ATGCTGGTCAGAGACTGGATGACGGTCAACGTCATCGCCCTGGGAGTGAATTCCTCGGTGCTGGACGCGGCCGAGATACTGCGGGAAAAGAACATTCGACAGTTTCCGGTCATCGACAGCGCCGGCAACCTGGTGGGCATCGTTTCCGATCGGGACATCCGCGACGCCATGCCGTCCAAGTTCATCCCCGGCGACGCCGTGGTCGAGAGCGGCGGCGGCCTATACACCCTCACCGCCGGGGACATCATGACCCTGGACCCGGTCTCCGTGCCTTCGGACTCGGCCATGACCGAGGTTGCGGGCATTCTGGTCAAGCACAAGGTAGGCGGCCTGCCCGTGGTGGACGGCGGACGCCTCGCGGGGATCATCACCCAGCTCGACGTGCTCCGTTTTCTCTGCGCCTCGGCCGGATCGGTCCGGGGCGGCGTGCAGTTCGGCATCCGCATGGACGGCTCCGAAGGCTCTCTGGCCGACCTGCTCTGTGACCTGCGTTCCGAGGGTATCGTCTTTACCAGCGTGTTCACGGCCGTGGACCCGGGTCGGACAGGTTCCCGCAACGCCTATGTCTCCATGGCCGACCTCGGCGACAAGTCCGTGGAAGAGGTCGTCGAGCTCATTCAACACAAGTATTCGCTGCTTTTCTACGTCGCCGAGGGCGTTACCGTCGATCTGGTATAG